A stretch of Geomonas oryzisoli DNA encodes these proteins:
- a CDS encoding DUF5020 family protein: MKKRSIRSALSTGFKALALAALLLAPFAAQEAHAGMTLWNETNIQTLWGGQFKNPFTGTKGTQSTITIEHANAWKYGDNFLFFDVTNAEKENTGIYGELSPRLSLGKITGRDFSAPFVKDVLVAGTLEMGQGFRNYLYGVGLSLNLPKFNFADLNVYVRNDPKQAGSTYQVTPCWQLPFTVGKANMIFEGFTDIAGSEGNLAFNIDAQPRLLLDLGKFWDAPNSVYVGTEVIYWHNKFGVKGVNEFAPQAMLKFVM, translated from the coding sequence TTGAAGAAGAGATCGATCCGTAGCGCCCTGTCCACCGGCTTCAAAGCCCTGGCCCTCGCCGCCCTGCTGCTGGCGCCTTTCGCCGCCCAGGAGGCGCATGCCGGCATGACCCTCTGGAACGAGACCAACATCCAGACCCTGTGGGGCGGGCAGTTCAAGAACCCCTTCACCGGCACCAAGGGGACCCAGTCCACCATCACCATCGAGCACGCCAACGCCTGGAAGTACGGCGACAACTTCCTCTTCTTCGACGTGACCAACGCCGAGAAGGAGAACACCGGCATCTACGGCGAGCTCTCTCCGAGGCTCTCCCTCGGCAAGATCACCGGGCGCGACTTCTCCGCGCCGTTCGTGAAGGACGTCCTGGTCGCCGGCACCCTCGAGATGGGGCAGGGCTTCCGCAACTACCTGTACGGCGTCGGCCTGAGCCTCAACCTTCCCAAGTTCAACTTCGCCGACCTCAACGTCTACGTGCGCAACGACCCGAAGCAGGCCGGCAGCACCTACCAGGTGACCCCCTGCTGGCAGCTCCCCTTCACCGTGGGTAAGGCCAACATGATCTTCGAAGGCTTCACCGATATCGCCGGCAGCGAAGGGAACCTCGCGTTCAACATCGACGCGCAGCCCCGCCTGCTGCTGGACCTGGGCAAGTTCTGGGATGCCCCGAACAGCGTCTACGTCGGCACCGAGGTGATCTACTGGCACAACAAGTTCGGCGTCAAGGGCGTGAACGAGTTCGCGCCGCAGGCGATGCTGAAGTTTGTGATGTAG
- a CDS encoding CZB domain-containing protein gives MEKQEINNAITEHAMYKFKLNDLICKGQLEDHKGPCTETDCQFGKWFYDSAVSSRHRSSYFYKQVKQLHGEFHQIACKVAGLAVEGNTDEARKMMDYDGEFQQASNKLMETLIRWREMV, from the coding sequence ATGGAAAAGCAAGAAATCAATAACGCGATCACTGAACATGCCATGTACAAGTTCAAGCTGAACGACCTGATCTGCAAGGGGCAGCTGGAAGACCACAAAGGCCCCTGCACCGAGACCGATTGTCAGTTCGGCAAATGGTTCTATGACAGTGCCGTTTCGTCCCGCCACCGTTCCTCCTACTTCTATAAGCAGGTCAAGCAGCTCCACGGCGAGTTCCACCAGATAGCGTGCAAGGTGGCCGGGCTGGCGGTCGAGGGGAACACGGACGAGGCCAGGAAGATGATGGACTACGACGGCGAGTTCCAGCAGGCTTCCAACAAGCTCATGGAAACGCTGATCAGATGGCGAGAGATGGTCTGA
- a CDS encoding S8 family peptidase, producing the protein MTRTSFGIALLGILSLAQVAAAAPGDPAPVYGVGAERAIPGRYIVVFRPGSPGHEVSTAVQAAGRLGGKVHYLYTDALQGFAATLPDQALQGLRHNPNVEYIEQDQTVSIGIETAQPVSTWNLDRIDQHNLPLDGFFNYVNSGVGVTAYVIDTGIRITHNEFGGRASIGYDALGGDGKDCNGHGTHVSGTIGGAQYGVAKNVTLVGVRVLDCSGSGTVSGVVSGVDWVTGHKALPAVANMSLGGGASPSLDSAVSNSITSGVTYAIAAGNSKQDACRYSPARVPAALTVGATTSSDARASYSNYGACLDLFAPGSNVTSSWYSSDSATATLSGTSMATPNVTGVAAQYLQKYPTAAPADVATALKGGATAGVVGNPGKKSPNLLLFTNY; encoded by the coding sequence ATGACTAGGACATCGTTTGGCATAGCTCTCCTTGGCATCCTTTCCCTGGCGCAGGTGGCGGCGGCGGCTCCCGGAGATCCCGCCCCGGTTTACGGCGTCGGTGCGGAGCGGGCCATCCCCGGACGCTACATCGTCGTCTTCCGGCCCGGCAGCCCCGGACACGAGGTGAGTACCGCGGTGCAGGCGGCAGGCCGGCTGGGAGGTAAGGTGCACTACCTCTACACCGACGCGCTGCAGGGATTCGCGGCGACGCTCCCCGACCAGGCCCTGCAGGGGCTGCGCCACAACCCCAACGTCGAGTACATCGAACAGGACCAGACGGTTTCCATCGGCATCGAGACCGCCCAGCCGGTTTCGACCTGGAACCTCGACCGCATCGATCAGCACAACCTTCCCCTGGACGGCTTCTTCAACTACGTCAACAGCGGCGTCGGCGTGACCGCCTACGTCATAGACACCGGCATCCGCATCACCCACAACGAGTTCGGCGGCCGCGCGTCGATAGGGTACGACGCCCTGGGCGGCGACGGCAAGGACTGCAACGGACACGGCACCCACGTCTCGGGCACCATCGGCGGCGCACAGTACGGCGTGGCCAAGAACGTGACGCTGGTCGGCGTGCGGGTGCTCGATTGCTCCGGTTCCGGTACCGTCTCCGGCGTCGTCTCCGGCGTGGACTGGGTCACCGGACACAAGGCGCTGCCGGCGGTAGCGAACATGAGCCTTGGGGGGGGCGCTTCCCCCTCCCTGGACAGTGCCGTCAGCAACTCGATCACCAGCGGGGTGACCTACGCGATAGCGGCCGGCAACAGCAAGCAGGACGCCTGCCGCTATTCGCCCGCCCGCGTGCCCGCGGCCCTCACCGTCGGCGCCACCACCTCCAGCGACGCCCGTGCCTCCTACTCCAACTACGGCGCCTGCCTCGACCTCTTCGCCCCCGGCTCCAACGTCACCTCCTCGTGGTACAGCAGCGACTCGGCGACCGCCACCCTGAGCGGGACCTCGATGGCCACCCCCAACGTGACCGGCGTCGCCGCGCAGTACCTGCAGAAATACCCGACCGCCGCGCCGGCAGATGTCGCAACCGCTCTTAAGGGTGGGGCGACCGCGGGGGTGGTGGGGAACCCCGGCAAGAAGTCGCCGAACCTGCTTTTGTTCACCAACTACTGA
- a CDS encoding MarR family winged helix-turn-helix transcriptional regulator, protein MNELTDYKLDKSLGHLASRFSRIVIRRFNAVLQQNEMPITSEQYSLLVQLWDCNGLAQGALAEKTAKDKTTMARLAAGLEERGLIARLPSPSDARERLLYLTDRGKELMDQATALARGILEEAQKGIDAAELEICRDVLRRACSNLQ, encoded by the coding sequence ATGAACGAGCTGACCGACTACAAATTGGACAAGTCGCTGGGGCACTTGGCCTCCCGTTTCTCCCGGATCGTCATCCGGCGCTTCAACGCGGTGCTGCAGCAAAACGAGATGCCGATCACCTCGGAGCAGTACTCGCTGCTGGTGCAGCTTTGGGACTGCAACGGCCTGGCCCAGGGGGCGCTGGCGGAGAAGACCGCGAAGGACAAGACCACCATGGCACGCCTGGCGGCAGGACTCGAGGAGCGCGGGCTGATCGCGAGGCTCCCAAGCCCCAGCGATGCCCGGGAACGGCTCCTGTACCTGACCGACCGCGGCAAGGAGCTGATGGACCAGGCCACCGCTTTGGCCCGCGGCATCCTGGAAGAGGCACAAAAGGGGATCGATGCGGCGGAGCTGGAGATCTGCCGCGATGTCCTGCGCCGCGCCTGCAGCAACCTGCAGTAG
- a CDS encoding protoglobin domain-containing protein, with product MLTMQEIKNHYYFSDTDAEMLKELFPLAQSSSEAMVEEFYTYLLKIPETAVFLRDPKDLARLKRTHTEWFLSLFCGRYDNEYMLTLQSIGQAHVRIKVSAHYVNAAMNVVRRFLIEMLQANFPDISVRRKYRIAVEKILDINLDIMSTSYQEEELRKVFVSHKIESKLIHAAERFTYGLNLILVIALTGVSLSVVTLFFWDLVHIFRGDFEKGILSALGSLLILWMMIELMDNEIKTLKGGKFNILIFIGVIIVALIREILISTLRHDALETQAFLAGTLLILGIVYYLVAKSQQNGAH from the coding sequence ATGCTTACCATGCAGGAAATAAAGAATCACTATTACTTTTCAGATACAGACGCCGAAATGCTCAAGGAGCTTTTTCCCCTGGCGCAAAGCAGCAGCGAGGCGATGGTCGAGGAGTTTTACACCTACCTTCTGAAGATTCCGGAGACCGCCGTCTTCCTGCGCGACCCCAAGGACCTGGCGCGGCTCAAGAGAACCCACACCGAGTGGTTCCTCTCCCTCTTCTGCGGGCGCTACGACAACGAGTACATGCTCACCCTGCAGTCCATCGGGCAGGCGCACGTCCGCATCAAGGTGAGCGCCCACTACGTCAACGCCGCCATGAACGTGGTGCGCCGCTTCCTGATCGAGATGCTGCAGGCGAACTTCCCGGACATCTCCGTGCGCCGCAAGTACCGGATCGCGGTGGAGAAGATCCTCGACATCAACCTGGACATCATGAGCACCTCCTACCAGGAGGAGGAACTGCGCAAGGTGTTCGTCTCGCACAAGATCGAGTCCAAGCTGATCCACGCCGCCGAGCGTTTCACCTACGGTCTCAACCTGATCCTGGTCATCGCCCTGACCGGCGTCTCCCTCTCGGTGGTCACCCTGTTTTTCTGGGACCTGGTCCACATCTTCCGGGGTGACTTCGAGAAGGGGATCCTCTCCGCGCTCGGCTCCCTCTTGATACTGTGGATGATGATCGAACTGATGGACAACGAGATCAAGACGCTGAAGGGGGGCAAATTCAACATCCTCATCTTCATCGGGGTGATCATCGTGGCCCTGATCCGGGAGATCCTCATCTCCACCCTGCGCCACGACGCCCTGGAGACCCAGGCCTTCCTGGCCGGTACCCTGCTCATCCTGGGGATCGTCTACTACCTGGTAGCCAAGAGCCAGCAAAACGGCGCCCACTGA
- a CDS encoding class I SAM-dependent methyltransferase → MPESVRQHYELYPYPDYPLFASVRRRDTYANNLDALWALFNGELPPPAARRILIAGCGSFAPYPFALANPDTPVTALDLSRNSLKRARLHCLLHGLTGVEFLPGDLCDPNLAPGPYGMIDAYGVLHHLAEPLAGLRALAARLAHGGIVRVMLYSRYTRLEEDSIRRALRFLKVRDPEQVRRMVARSGKDSRLRGFFESSDEVSSRSGLADALLHPQVKSYRIAEILDLVAASGLELLRFAHRGALPEPEREVARIRELERDKRAPGNFVFYLGRDVKGPCREQDGVYRLNPCLAAALAPWRLAPLHLPGRLGHENAALDGAERRFLRRFRKPVPAADLSRAELVKAGDYADRLFLMRCRT, encoded by the coding sequence ATGCCCGAAAGCGTCCGCCAACACTACGAACTTTACCCCTACCCGGATTACCCCCTCTTCGCCTCGGTGCGGCGCCGCGACACCTACGCCAACAACCTGGACGCCCTCTGGGCACTGTTCAACGGGGAGCTTCCGCCCCCAGCCGCGCGGCGCATCCTGATCGCCGGCTGCGGCAGCTTCGCCCCCTATCCCTTTGCGCTCGCCAACCCCGACACCCCCGTCACCGCGCTGGATCTCTCCCGCAACAGCCTGAAGCGGGCGCGGCTGCACTGCCTGCTGCACGGCCTAACGGGGGTCGAGTTCCTGCCCGGTGACCTCTGCGATCCCAACTTGGCACCCGGCCCCTACGGCATGATAGATGCCTACGGCGTGCTGCATCACCTGGCGGAGCCGCTGGCCGGGCTGCGGGCGCTGGCGGCGCGACTTGCGCACGGGGGGATCGTGAGGGTCATGCTCTACAGCCGCTACACCCGGCTGGAGGAGGATTCCATCCGCCGTGCGCTGAGATTTTTGAAGGTGCGGGATCCGGAACAGGTGCGGAGGATGGTGGCCAGAAGCGGGAAGGATTCCAGGCTGAGGGGGTTCTTCGAGAGTTCCGACGAGGTGTCGAGCCGCTCCGGACTCGCCGACGCGCTGCTCCACCCCCAGGTGAAGAGCTACCGCATCGCGGAGATCCTGGATCTGGTCGCCGCCAGCGGCCTCGAACTGCTGCGTTTCGCCCACCGGGGGGCGCTGCCGGAGCCGGAGCGGGAGGTCGCCAGGATACGGGAGCTGGAGCGGGACAAGCGCGCACCGGGGAACTTCGTCTTCTACCTGGGGCGGGACGTGAAGGGCCCCTGCCGTGAACAGGACGGGGTGTACCGGCTCAATCCCTGCCTGGCCGCGGCGCTCGCTCCCTGGCGCCTGGCGCCGTTGCATCTTCCCGGGCGGCTCGGCCACGAAAATGCCGCCCTGGACGGCGCCGAGCGTCGCTTCCTGCGCCGCTTCCGCAAACCCGTCCCGGCGGCCGATCTCTCCCGCGCCGAACTGGTCAAGGCCGGCGATTACGCCGACCGGCTCTTCCTCATGCGCTGCCGCACCTGA
- a CDS encoding multidrug effflux MFS transporter — MVFAKTAATIHPTEMTRRQLAVFVLILGALTAFSAMSIDMYLPAFPQMARDLKVPLSTVQLSVSAFLFGSAAGQLFYGPLADRWGRRRPLLVGLSLYVASTIGCAMVHTGSGLLMWRVVMALGGGAGMVISRAVVRDLYDTAEAARMFSLLMLVMGLAPILAPVAGGQLLLLCGWRGIFVFLGVFGLASLLAAAVALPESLPVERRIRRSASDMAKVYWHLMKNRHYLRYAVALGCVAGVNFSYISGAPFVFIELHGLSPQFFGVFFGVNACGLIGASQMNRRLLRRFSPGAIARSAFMVAGTAGILLIAVTATGFGGFPLQMLFIFVCLCMTGLLYPNITALALAPFDKAAGSASALLGTIQYLLGASGGALVGAFHNGTALPMTGTMALCGTLGFVAVLGAGRGKGQP; from the coding sequence ATGGTTTTCGCCAAGACCGCAGCAACGATCCACCCGACCGAGATGACCCGGCGCCAGCTGGCCGTCTTCGTCCTCATCCTGGGCGCCTTGACCGCGTTCAGCGCCATGTCCATCGACATGTATCTCCCCGCTTTCCCGCAGATGGCGCGGGATCTCAAGGTGCCGCTCAGCACGGTGCAGCTCTCGGTGTCGGCCTTTTTGTTCGGGTCGGCGGCGGGACAGCTCTTCTACGGGCCGTTGGCGGACCGCTGGGGGCGGCGCCGGCCGCTGCTCGTGGGACTGTCGCTCTACGTCGCCTCGACCATCGGCTGTGCCATGGTGCACACCGGCAGCGGCTTGTTGATGTGGCGGGTGGTGATGGCGCTGGGCGGGGGCGCGGGCATGGTGATTTCCCGCGCGGTGGTGCGCGACCTTTACGACACCGCGGAAGCGGCCCGGATGTTTTCCCTGCTCATGCTGGTCATGGGGCTTGCGCCGATTCTCGCGCCGGTAGCGGGGGGGCAGCTGCTATTGTTATGCGGCTGGAGGGGGATCTTCGTCTTTCTCGGCGTCTTCGGCCTCGCCTCGCTCCTGGCGGCGGCGGTCGCGCTGCCCGAGTCGCTCCCGGTGGAGCGGCGCATCCGGCGCAGCGCTTCGGACATGGCCAAGGTGTACTGGCACCTTATGAAGAATCGTCACTACCTGCGCTACGCCGTGGCCTTGGGGTGCGTGGCCGGGGTCAACTTCTCCTACATCTCGGGGGCCCCCTTCGTCTTCATCGAACTGCACGGGCTTTCGCCCCAGTTCTTCGGCGTCTTCTTCGGCGTCAACGCCTGCGGCCTGATCGGTGCCTCGCAGATGAACCGGCGCCTGTTGCGCCGCTTCTCGCCGGGGGCAATCGCCCGCAGCGCCTTCATGGTGGCCGGTACGGCGGGAATCCTGCTCATCGCCGTCACGGCGACCGGCTTCGGGGGCTTTCCGCTGCAGATGCTCTTCATCTTCGTCTGCCTCTGCATGACCGGGCTCCTCTATCCCAACATCACCGCGCTGGCGCTGGCCCCCTTCGACAAGGCGGCGGGGAGCGCCTCGGCGCTGCTGGGGACCATCCAGTATCTTTTGGGAGCTTCGGGTGGGGCGCTGGTGGGAGCCTTCCACAACGGGACGGCGCTCCCCATGACCGGTACCATGGCGCTGTGCGGCACGCTCGGCTTTGTCGCGGTGCTGGGGGCGGGACGGGGCAAGGGGCAGCCCTGA
- a CDS encoding MFS transporter, whose protein sequence is MKRKQAMLFGAGDVNAFFGLMLDNLSGLVIMAGILTGVFGMPRDLVLSRMLPGSAVGVLFGDLLYSWLAWRLARRTGRSDVTAMPLGLDTPSTFGMAFGVLGPCFLATRDAHLTWQVGMATIVLMGVFKIAVSFCGPALRRNIPRAGLLGSIAAVALLLIAYLPFLKLFSSPVVGFLSLGIVFISLLARFRLPLGMPGALAGILSGTVAYYLMGSLGLLPGGAHPLLQAAQPAFYLPLPTLEFLPGIPRALSYLPLAIPFALATVVGGVDVTESAAVAGDDYDTREILLVEGFATLAAGLCGGVMQSCPYIGHPAYKDMGGRAGYTIATALFIGFAAVSGYLSFFVGLLPEAAVAPILIFIGIEITAQAFEATPKRHYRAVAISFIPVIACLTTIEFGQMLAGLGKSSADLAGDLRATWQATVILGNGFIVTSLLWGAAFANVLDHRPGKAAVYLLFCSALSLCGIIHSPLPSGAMFSPLAPPQPIVWHLAAGYAVMALSFWLLSLLCSTSAAEE, encoded by the coding sequence ATGAAACGAAAACAAGCGATGCTTTTCGGTGCCGGCGACGTCAACGCCTTCTTCGGACTCATGCTGGACAACCTGTCCGGCCTGGTCATCATGGCCGGCATCCTCACCGGCGTCTTCGGGATGCCGCGCGACCTGGTCCTGTCCCGGATGCTTCCCGGCAGCGCCGTCGGCGTTCTTTTCGGCGACCTGCTCTACTCGTGGCTCGCCTGGCGCCTGGCCCGCCGTACCGGGCGCAGCGACGTCACCGCGATGCCGCTCGGGCTCGACACCCCGTCGACCTTCGGCATGGCCTTCGGCGTGCTCGGCCCCTGTTTCCTGGCCACCAGGGACGCTCACCTGACCTGGCAGGTCGGCATGGCGACCATCGTGCTCATGGGGGTATTCAAGATCGCGGTTTCCTTCTGCGGCCCCGCCCTGAGAAGGAACATCCCCCGCGCGGGACTTCTGGGCAGCATCGCCGCCGTCGCGCTGTTGTTGATCGCCTACCTTCCCTTCCTGAAGCTCTTCTCATCGCCGGTGGTCGGCTTTCTGTCGCTTGGCATCGTCTTCATCTCGCTGCTGGCCCGCTTCCGGCTCCCGCTTGGCATGCCCGGCGCCCTGGCTGGCATCCTGAGCGGGACCGTCGCCTACTACCTCATGGGAAGCCTGGGTCTGCTTCCGGGCGGGGCGCACCCTCTGCTCCAGGCAGCACAGCCCGCCTTCTACCTCCCCCTCCCCACACTCGAGTTCCTCCCCGGAATACCGAGGGCGCTCTCCTACCTGCCGCTCGCCATCCCCTTCGCGCTGGCCACGGTGGTGGGCGGGGTCGACGTCACCGAGAGCGCCGCGGTGGCGGGCGACGACTACGACACCCGGGAGATCCTCCTGGTGGAGGGATTCGCCACCCTGGCTGCCGGCCTGTGCGGCGGCGTCATGCAGTCCTGCCCGTACATCGGCCATCCCGCCTACAAGGACATGGGGGGACGCGCCGGCTACACCATCGCCACCGCGCTCTTCATCGGCTTCGCAGCCGTCTCCGGCTACCTCTCCTTTTTCGTGGGGCTGCTCCCGGAAGCTGCCGTGGCGCCGATCCTGATCTTCATCGGCATCGAAATCACCGCGCAGGCCTTCGAAGCAACACCCAAGCGGCACTACCGCGCGGTGGCGATCTCCTTCATCCCGGTGATCGCCTGCCTCACCACCATCGAGTTCGGGCAGATGCTGGCCGGACTGGGCAAGAGCTCCGCCGACCTCGCCGGTGACCTTCGCGCCACCTGGCAGGCCACCGTGATCCTCGGTAACGGCTTCATCGTCACTTCCCTTCTGTGGGGCGCCGCCTTCGCCAACGTGCTGGACCACCGCCCCGGCAAGGCCGCCGTCTACCTCCTTTTCTGCTCCGCGCTGTCGCTGTGCGGCATCATCCACTCCCCGCTCCCCTCGGGCGCCATGTTCTCCCCCCTCGCCCCGCCGCAGCCCATCGTCTGGCACCTGGCCGCCGGCTACGCCGTCATGGCCCTCTCCTTCTGGCTTCTCTCGCTGCTCTGCTCCACCTCTGCCGCGGAGGAATGA